The Antarctobacter heliothermus genome includes a window with the following:
- a CDS encoding SHOCT domain-containing protein: protein MRQILIALGVAMAAAGHAVADAGDGMMNGTDMGGYGFGFGGFGMLLFWGLVIAAVALAVMRLSGRGDTGTAVPDALEELRLRYARGEIDKEEFQQRKAALDK, encoded by the coding sequence ATGAGACAGATCCTGATTGCACTGGGCGTGGCGATGGCCGCAGCCGGACATGCGGTGGCCGATGCCGGTGACGGCATGATGAATGGCACCGACATGGGGGGCTACGGATTTGGCTTTGGCGGGTTCGGTATGCTGCTGTTCTGGGGGCTGGTGATTGCGGCTGTGGCTCTGGCCGTGATGCGGTTGTCGGGCCGCGGCGACACCGGGACAGCCGTGCCGGATGCGCTCGAGGAACTGCGCCTACGCTATGCGCGTGGCGAGATCGACAAAGAAGAATTCCAGCAACGCAAGGCTGCGCTGGACAAATAA
- a CDS encoding heme lyase CcmF/NrfE family subunit, protein MIPEIGHFSLALALALAIVQGVLPLLGASRGNLVWMQSAQSSAMGQVVFVGLAFAALMRSFVVSDFTVLNVVENSHSLKPILFKIAGTWGSHEGSLLLWVLILTVFGASVALFGSNIPAETKARVLSIQAWISVGFLSFLLFTSNPFERVFPPPANGSDLNPLLQDVGLAMHPPLLYFGYVGFSIVFSFAVAALLEGRVDAAWARWVRPWTLAAWISLTAGIALGSWWAYYELGWGGWWFWDPVENVSFMPWLMGTALLHSAIVTEKRDAFKSWTILLAILTFSLSLLGTFIVRSGLLTSVHAFAVDPERGLYILGLLGLSIGGSLALYAWRAPEMEGGGLFRPVSREAGLLLNNLILAAATGTVLFGTLYPLLLEALTGDKISVGPPFFNAAFVPMMLVLVLFMGVGPFLSWKRADIAGVLQRVRFIALLCVAAALVLWYVQTGAPVLAYVAVAAALWLLLATLREWALRIKLFVAPLTESARRARAVPRAAHGMTLAHAGLAVIILGMVGSSAWKSEEIAFVRPGDRVEIAGFEVLFEGVEQRRGPNYFADQGRLKVWRNGSYVTTLLPERRSYPVARSTTTESAIRSTLAGDLYASITEPASDAAAEGGAWTLRILYEPLVNFLWIGAGMLVLGGALSLSDRRLRVGAPRRARRPHPQPVE, encoded by the coding sequence ATGATCCCGGAAATCGGACATTTTTCACTGGCATTGGCGCTGGCCCTTGCCATCGTTCAGGGCGTGCTGCCATTGCTGGGCGCATCGCGGGGCAACCTGGTGTGGATGCAATCCGCGCAGTCCTCGGCTATGGGACAGGTGGTTTTTGTCGGGCTAGCCTTTGCAGCGTTGATGCGCTCCTTCGTGGTTAGCGACTTTACTGTGCTGAACGTAGTTGAGAATTCGCATTCCCTGAAACCGATATTGTTCAAGATCGCCGGAACATGGGGCAGCCACGAAGGCTCGCTGCTGCTGTGGGTGCTGATCCTTACGGTCTTTGGCGCAAGCGTGGCGCTGTTTGGATCGAACATCCCCGCCGAGACGAAGGCGCGCGTCTTGTCGATTCAGGCCTGGATCAGCGTGGGTTTTTTGAGCTTCCTGCTGTTCACCTCGAACCCGTTCGAGCGGGTCTTTCCGCCACCCGCCAATGGCAGCGACCTGAACCCGCTGTTGCAGGATGTCGGTCTCGCCATGCATCCGCCGCTGCTGTATTTCGGCTATGTCGGCTTTTCCATTGTGTTCTCCTTTGCGGTGGCAGCCCTGCTTGAAGGGCGTGTCGACGCCGCGTGGGCGCGCTGGGTGCGGCCTTGGACGCTGGCCGCGTGGATCAGCCTGACGGCCGGGATCGCACTGGGATCGTGGTGGGCCTATTACGAGCTGGGCTGGGGCGGCTGGTGGTTCTGGGACCCGGTTGAGAATGTTAGCTTCATGCCGTGGCTGATGGGCACGGCGCTGCTGCATTCCGCCATCGTCACGGAAAAGCGCGACGCCTTCAAAAGCTGGACGATCCTGCTGGCGATCCTGACTTTTTCGCTGTCGCTTCTGGGCACGTTCATCGTGCGGTCGGGTCTGCTGACCTCGGTCCATGCCTTTGCCGTCGATCCGGAACGCGGGCTGTACATCCTTGGGCTGCTGGGCCTGTCCATCGGCGGGTCGCTGGCGCTGTATGCGTGGCGTGCCCCAGAGATGGAGGGCGGCGGCCTATTCAGGCCTGTCAGCCGCGAGGCGGGTCTGCTGCTCAACAACCTGATCCTCGCGGCGGCGACCGGGACGGTGCTGTTTGGAACGCTCTATCCGTTGCTGCTCGAGGCGCTGACCGGCGACAAGATCTCGGTAGGTCCACCGTTCTTCAACGCGGCCTTCGTGCCGATGATGTTGGTGCTCGTGCTGTTCATGGGGGTCGGGCCATTCTTGTCATGGAAGCGCGCGGACATCGCCGGAGTGCTGCAACGGGTGCGTTTCATTGCGCTGCTCTGCGTGGCTGCGGCCTTGGTGCTGTGGTATGTGCAGACCGGTGCACCTGTTCTGGCCTATGTGGCAGTTGCGGCAGCGCTATGGTTGCTGCTGGCGACGCTTCGGGAGTGGGCGCTGCGGATCAAGTTGTTCGTCGCCCCGCTGACCGAGTCGGCTCGTCGCGCGCGCGCAGTGCCACGGGCCGCGCATGGCATGACGCTGGCCCATGCCGGGCTTGCGGTGATCATACTGGGAATGGTCGGGTCAAGCGCCTGGAAGAGCGAAGAAATCGCCTTTGTCCGGCCGGGGGACCGCGTCGAGATCGCCGGGTTCGAGGTGTTGTTCGAGGGTGTCGAACAGCGGCGCGGGCCGAATTACTTTGCCGATCAGGGTCGGCTGAAAGTCTGGCGCAATGGCAGCTACGTGACGACGCTGTTACCCGAACGGCGCAGCTATCCTGTGGCCCGGTCGACGACCACGGAATCCGCGATCCGGTCAACCCTCGCAGGCGATCTATACGCCTCGATCACCGAACCGGCCTCGGACGCGGCAGCCGAGGGCGGCGCGTGGACTTTGCGCATTCTTTATGAACCGTTGGTAAATTTTCTGTGGATCGGTGCGGGCATGCTGGTGCTGGGCGGTGCACTGTCGCTTTCGGACCGCCGCCTGCGCGTGGGAGCGCCGCGCCGGGCGCGGCGTCCGCATCCCCAGCCTGTCGAGTAG
- a CDS encoding DsbE family thiol:disulfide interchange protein, protein MKRLIAGLPLVLAAILGAFFLWGLDPERDPNDIPSVLITHPVPDFTLDPVPGLDVPGLATADLSGNPGPVVVNVFASWCVPCKAEHAVLSRFVERDGVRLLGINYKDKPEDAVRWLAELGNPYSAIGSDLDGRAGIEWGISGVPETFIVGGDGTVLYRYVGPIVGEDAVAKFTLALQQAQGDLS, encoded by the coding sequence ATGAAACGCTTGATTGCCGGGCTGCCGCTGGTGTTAGCCGCCATACTTGGGGCCTTTTTCCTTTGGGGGCTGGACCCGGAACGTGATCCCAACGACATCCCGTCGGTTCTGATCACGCACCCGGTGCCGGACTTTACGCTTGACCCGGTGCCGGGGCTCGACGTGCCGGGCCTTGCCACGGCGGACCTGTCGGGCAATCCCGGTCCCGTCGTGGTCAATGTCTTTGCCTCGTGGTGCGTGCCGTGCAAGGCCGAACACGCAGTTTTGTCGCGGTTCGTCGAACGGGACGGAGTGCGCCTGCTGGGCATCAATTACAAGGACAAACCCGAGGACGCCGTGCGCTGGCTGGCCGAGTTGGGCAACCCCTACAGCGCCATCGGCTCTGACCTTGATGGGCGGGCGGGTATCGAATGGGGCATTTCCGGCGTTCCGGAAACCTTCATCGTCGGCGGCGACGGCACGGTGCTGTATCGCTATGTCGGGCCGATCGTGGGCGAGGACGCAGTGGCGAAATTCACGCTTGCCCTGCAGCAAGCACAAGGCGACCTGTCATGA
- a CDS encoding cytochrome c-type biogenesis protein, with translation MKAVVIAALLALLPILALAVEPDEILADPALEARARVISKQLRCVVCQNQDIDSSNAGVARDLRLLVRERLTAGDSNAEVIDYIHARFGDFVLLKPPFTRRTVVLWLAPLVLIGAALLAGGLSIGRARRGRADAPLDPEDEARIAAAMDRYGQEGSE, from the coding sequence ATGAAGGCGGTGGTCATCGCGGCGCTTCTGGCGCTGTTGCCCATACTCGCACTGGCTGTAGAGCCGGACGAAATCCTTGCCGATCCGGCGCTTGAGGCGCGCGCCCGAGTGATCTCCAAGCAGCTGCGCTGCGTGGTCTGCCAGAACCAGGACATCGACAGTTCGAATGCCGGGGTGGCGCGGGATTTGCGACTGCTCGTGCGTGAACGGCTGACCGCGGGCGACAGCAACGCGGAGGTAATCGACTATATCCACGCGCGGTTTGGCGATTTCGTGTTGCTAAAACCGCCTTTCACACGCCGGACTGTGGTGCTGTGGCTTGCACCACTTGTCCTGATCGGTGCGGCGCTGCTGGCCGGAGGGCTCAGTATTGGCCGGGCCCGACGCGGGCGCGCAGACGCGCCGCTCGATCCGGAAGACGAGGCGCGCATTGCAGCGGCCATGGATCGATATGGACAGGAGGGATCGGAATGA
- the ccmI gene encoding c-type cytochrome biogenesis protein CcmI translates to MIWGIFAAMALGGLTIALLPIRRAGASLIQRADAVPAVLVDQLEEVDRDMARGLVSAPEADAARREIRRRMAQVLRCTDQQSVATSGGRGALILAAVFVPVMAFGYYAVAGAPDVPAAAFADRADDRADARRIAELAGQLRDKLMAEPDGGPTEGWMMLGQTYARMGQFDEAVEAFRTASARDDAESATWSMLAEAMIRANDGTVTPDAVSALDRALTLDPLNPAAAFYLAIADAQAGDTAAAHDRLTARLAETPGYQPWMDTYIAQANAFGETLGRAALAARAPVAPGPSAADVAAAQAMSDGDRAAFIRSMVDRLATRLQDEPDDVGGWLRLANAFGVLHEMGKAREAYLRADALLPEGDPRKADVRASIAGLDKP, encoded by the coding sequence ATGATCTGGGGTATTTTCGCCGCCATGGCGCTTGGGGGGTTGACCATCGCGCTGCTTCCAATTCGGCGGGCAGGAGCGTCACTGATCCAGCGTGCCGACGCAGTTCCGGCGGTTCTTGTCGACCAGCTCGAAGAGGTCGACCGCGACATGGCGCGCGGTCTAGTCTCTGCACCCGAGGCCGACGCTGCAAGGCGGGAAATCCGCCGCCGCATGGCGCAGGTCCTGCGGTGCACAGACCAACAGTCCGTCGCGACGTCGGGTGGGCGCGGAGCGCTGATCCTTGCGGCAGTCTTTGTCCCTGTTATGGCTTTTGGCTACTACGCGGTTGCCGGAGCGCCGGATGTGCCAGCAGCGGCGTTTGCCGACCGAGCTGACGATCGCGCCGACGCGCGCCGGATTGCCGAGCTGGCAGGGCAATTGCGCGACAAGCTGATGGCCGAACCCGATGGCGGCCCGACCGAGGGCTGGATGATGCTGGGGCAGACCTATGCGCGCATGGGCCAGTTCGACGAGGCGGTCGAGGCCTTCCGGACGGCCTCTGCCCGCGACGACGCGGAGTCGGCAACATGGTCGATGCTGGCTGAGGCGATGATCCGGGCCAATGACGGGACCGTCACGCCGGACGCGGTGTCTGCGTTGGACAGGGCGCTGACGCTCGACCCGCTTAATCCGGCGGCGGCGTTCTACCTGGCGATTGCGGACGCGCAGGCGGGGGATACCGCGGCGGCCCATGACCGCCTGACCGCGCGACTGGCCGAGACGCCGGGATACCAGCCTTGGATGGACACCTATATCGCGCAGGCCAATGCGTTTGGGGAGACACTCGGGCGGGCGGCCCTCGCGGCGCGTGCGCCTGTCGCCCCCGGCCCCAGCGCCGCCGATGTCGCCGCCGCGCAAGCGATGAGCGACGGGGACAGGGCGGCTTTCATCCGGTCCATGGTGGATCGTCTTGCGACCCGGCTTCAGGACGAACCGGACGACGTGGGCGGATGGCTGCGGCTGGCGAATGCCTTTGGCGTGCTGCATGAGATGGGCAAGGCGCGGGAGGCTTATCTTCGCGCGGATGCGCTGTTGCCTGAGGGTGATCCGCGCAAGGCTGACGTGCGGGCGAGCATCGCAGGCCTGGATAAGCCGTGA
- a CDS encoding histidine phosphatase family protein, whose amino-acid sequence MRLILVAAPMSVHHPFRLAAELSAAQLQRARTLSDRLRGSVCWTAPGTSAVALALGMQPNDCPALGAQDFRRWPDMTLDEIAASDPESLSLWTRDPEMRPDGGTSLIDLCTAVRSWLDQMASCPANRVVALATPIVLRAVLVSALDLPPIAGLRLDIQPLVPIHLAHDGLRWTWRPGTLD is encoded by the coding sequence ATGCGCCTGATCCTTGTTGCCGCTCCCATGTCTGTACATCACCCCTTTCGCCTTGCCGCGGAATTGAGTGCTGCGCAGTTGCAGCGGGCGCGTACCCTTTCTGACCGGCTTCGTGGCAGCGTTTGCTGGACCGCGCCGGGAACCAGCGCGGTAGCCCTCGCGCTCGGGATGCAGCCGAACGACTGCCCGGCGCTCGGCGCGCAGGATTTCCGACGCTGGCCCGACATGACCCTGGACGAAATCGCAGCCAGCGATCCCGAATCGCTTTCGCTTTGGACCCGTGATCCTGAGATGCGTCCCGACGGGGGTACGTCACTGATCGACCTCTGCACAGCCGTGCGATCTTGGCTGGACCAGATGGCCTCCTGCCCTGCAAATCGCGTGGTGGCCTTGGCGACCCCGATCGTGCTGCGCGCGGTCCTTGTCAGCGCGCTGGACCTGCCGCCAATTGCCGGATTGCGGCTGGATATCCAGCCGCTCGTCCCGATCCACCTGGCACATGATGGTCTACGATGGACATGGCGACCCGGCACCCTGGACTGA
- a CDS encoding CbtB domain-containing protein, translating to MTVATRPAVSSDLPAIPLRDIAPWAALASLLAVLVVYFVGAEQGAWSVFHGTDVHEFVHDARHLLGFPCH from the coding sequence ATGACTGTCGCAACCCGTCCCGCCGTTTCTAGCGATCTTCCCGCCATCCCGCTGCGGGACATTGCCCCTTGGGCGGCCCTGGCTTCGCTGTTGGCTGTCTTGGTGGTCTATTTCGTCGGTGCAGAACAGGGCGCATGGTCCGTTTTCCACGGGACAGACGTGCATGAATTCGTGCATGATGCGCGCCACCTTCTTGGCTTTCCCTGCCACTAA
- a CDS encoding CbtA family protein translates to MTRLLVFGLLAGLLASVVTFGVARLVGEPALDAAIALEVADSHAHAADTPNHPDAVGMSRRLQAGPGLFVGLAAIGAALGGILAISFAVARGRFLHGSTRATVGWITALGFAAVIVVPMLKFPGNPPAVGNSETIGARTLAYFAFLALSLATLGFAVSAVKGVPSRHRKMLIGAAIYAGVMTGAAIVLPSFHEVDPAFPGDVLWQFRASTLAVQATLWASTAIVFCWLVGRYGQSV, encoded by the coding sequence ATGACACGTCTTCTTGTGTTCGGCCTGCTGGCCGGGTTGCTGGCGTCCGTGGTGACGTTCGGCGTGGCGCGACTCGTTGGAGAACCCGCGCTGGACGCGGCCATCGCCCTAGAAGTCGCCGACAGTCACGCCCACGCGGCTGATACACCGAATCATCCCGATGCGGTTGGCATGTCGCGCCGCTTGCAAGCTGGGCCGGGATTGTTCGTCGGTCTTGCGGCTATCGGTGCGGCCTTGGGCGGGATCCTGGCGATCAGCTTTGCTGTGGCGCGGGGACGGTTCCTGCATGGATCGACACGAGCCACGGTGGGCTGGATCACGGCGTTGGGATTCGCCGCGGTGATCGTCGTTCCCATGCTGAAGTTTCCGGGGAATCCGCCCGCAGTAGGCAACTCCGAAACGATCGGGGCACGCACGCTGGCTTATTTCGCCTTTCTGGCCCTGTCGCTGGCAACGCTCGGGTTTGCCGTCTCGGCGGTGAAAGGCGTCCCTTCCCGGCACCGCAAGATGCTGATCGGGGCCGCAATCTATGCTGGAGTCATGACCGGGGCAGCAATCGTGCTGCCCTCGTTCCACGAGGTGGATCCGGCTTTTCCGGGTGATGTGCTCTGGCAATTTCGTGCATCGACGCTGGCGGTGCAGGCGACGCTTTGGGCCAGCACGGCAATCGTTTTTTGTTGGCTGGTCGGACGGTACGGCCAATCCGTTTGA
- a CDS encoding class I SAM-dependent methyltransferase, with product MSVDRKEHWDTVYGKTPETRLSWHQDDPAVSLNLIRMAGITAGASVIDIGGGMSRFTDTVLAMGLRDVTVLDLSHVALDAARDRLGSSGRSVTWLCQDITSWSPTRTYDLWHDRAVFHFLTAPSDRAAYIENLTRAVRIDGHAIIATFAPDGPERCSGLPVARYSPEDIAALLAEGFVLVAHRRHLHVTPKGTQQAFQYSLLRRIG from the coding sequence ATGTCGGTCGACCGAAAAGAACACTGGGACACCGTCTATGGCAAAACTCCCGAGACCCGCCTTAGCTGGCATCAGGACGACCCGGCCGTCTCGCTCAACCTGATCCGGATGGCCGGGATCACCGCCGGCGCATCGGTGATCGACATTGGCGGCGGAATGTCCCGTTTCACGGACACAGTGCTGGCGATGGGGTTGCGCGATGTGACAGTTCTGGACCTGTCGCATGTGGCCTTGGATGCCGCGCGCGATCGACTCGGGTCCTCCGGGCGCAGCGTGACATGGCTTTGCCAGGACATCACCAGCTGGTCCCCAACGCGAACATACGACCTGTGGCATGACAGGGCGGTGTTTCACTTTCTCACCGCTCCATCCGACAGGGCCGCCTATATCGAAAACCTGACACGCGCCGTCCGGATCGATGGCCATGCCATCATAGCCACTTTCGCGCCGGACGGGCCGGAACGGTGCAGCGGACTGCCGGTCGCCCGCTACAGCCCCGAGGATATTGCGGCGCTTTTGGCCGAAGGATTCGTGCTGGTGGCGCATCGCCGCCACCTGCACGTCACCCCGAAAGGCACGCAGCAGGCCTTCCAATACAGCCTGTTGCGCCGGATCGGCTGA
- a CDS encoding protein-disulfide reductase DsbD family protein: protein MTTLPLKTCLAVLLAALSLIATETFAATSDSHRSTPVVARLITAQNGVAPGSRTLAAGLDLNMAEGWKTYWHTPGEVGTPPRVDWSGSTNIAEIDFQWPAPERFTSFGIQNFGYHGEVVFPLRITLKQPGVATRLHAAVSLLVCSEICVPEDFVLTLDLPQGSGIDQTSADRIGRFVDKVPQEAPVARITSAQFHVDDAARSLTIALRSTKAFDAPDIFPEAGDGVAFGAPDIRLGDDGSLLWAQLPILSSVPSEAPLITVTDGADGAYTVPTTSVTRAPAPPFRLATQRTRAGKLVGIAALAFLGGLILNAMPCVLPVLSIKLSTVLRHDPQDGPRIRRGFLAAAAGVITFMWGLAAVLYGLKWAGVSVGWGVQFQNPVFLAVLIVVMTVFTGNLLGAFEISLPSRLQTRMANSGGGDFATGLFAAVMATPCSAPLLGTAIAFALAGRGLDIAVVFMALGLGLALPYLLVAAWPGMVTRLPKPGRWMLLVKAGLGLMLLATLGWLVWVMSGVAGARTALIVLALAMAVTGLLSLKRMSPGRRLSSAALLAGLALVAAHMVSAPEATPVPTNGALAWQSFARAEIARQVSNGKVVFVDVTADWCLTCKANKALVLERDPVRTALSADGITLMQADWTRPDDAISRYLESFDRYGIPFNAVYGPAAPEGIVLSELLTTQSVLKALDQAALPD from the coding sequence GTGACGACCCTTCCCCTGAAGACATGCCTTGCCGTGCTGCTGGCCGCTCTGTCTCTGATTGCAACCGAGACCTTTGCCGCCACGTCCGACAGCCACCGCTCGACCCCTGTCGTTGCCCGGCTGATCACCGCGCAGAACGGTGTCGCGCCCGGATCACGAACCCTCGCCGCCGGGTTGGACCTGAACATGGCGGAAGGATGGAAGACCTACTGGCACACACCGGGCGAGGTCGGCACACCGCCCCGCGTCGACTGGTCCGGCTCGACCAACATCGCCGAGATCGATTTCCAATGGCCCGCGCCGGAACGCTTCACTTCCTTCGGCATCCAGAATTTCGGCTATCATGGCGAGGTCGTGTTCCCCTTGCGGATCACGCTGAAACAGCCCGGCGTCGCAACCCGGCTGCACGCCGCCGTGTCGCTGCTGGTCTGTTCCGAGATCTGCGTGCCCGAGGATTTCGTCCTGACGCTCGACCTGCCGCAGGGCAGCGGCATCGATCAGACCTCTGCAGACCGGATCGGGCGTTTCGTGGACAAGGTCCCGCAAGAGGCCCCTGTCGCCCGGATCACCTCAGCGCAATTCCATGTGGATGACGCTGCGCGCAGCCTGACCATCGCGCTGCGCAGCACCAAAGCCTTCGACGCGCCCGACATCTTCCCCGAGGCCGGTGATGGCGTCGCCTTCGGTGCACCTGACATACGGCTGGGCGATGACGGAAGCCTGCTTTGGGCGCAGCTTCCGATCCTGTCCTCCGTCCCGTCCGAGGCACCGCTGATTACCGTGACCGACGGGGCCGATGGCGCCTATACGGTGCCCACGACATCGGTGACGCGCGCCCCTGCGCCGCCCTTCCGTCTGGCGACGCAGCGGACCAGGGCGGGGAAGCTGGTCGGAATCGCCGCGCTGGCCTTCCTTGGTGGCCTGATCCTGAACGCAATGCCCTGCGTGCTGCCTGTCCTATCGATCAAGCTCTCGACTGTCCTGCGCCACGATCCGCAGGATGGCCCGCGCATCCGCCGCGGTTTTCTGGCGGCCGCCGCCGGGGTCATCACCTTCATGTGGGGGCTTGCGGCGGTTCTGTATGGGTTGAAATGGGCGGGCGTGTCCGTGGGCTGGGGCGTGCAGTTTCAGAACCCTGTCTTCCTTGCGGTGCTGATCGTTGTCATGACGGTCTTTACCGGCAACCTGCTGGGCGCGTTCGAAATCTCCCTGCCGTCGCGGCTTCAGACGCGCATGGCCAATAGCGGCGGCGGAGATTTCGCCACCGGCCTCTTCGCGGCGGTCATGGCGACGCCCTGTTCAGCGCCCCTGCTGGGCACCGCCATCGCCTTTGCATTGGCCGGAAGGGGCCTGGATATCGCAGTGGTCTTTATGGCGCTGGGGCTGGGACTGGCGCTGCCCTACCTTCTGGTCGCCGCGTGGCCGGGGATGGTGACGCGCCTCCCTAAGCCTGGGCGCTGGATGCTGCTGGTCAAGGCGGGGCTGGGGCTGATGCTGCTGGCCACCCTTGGATGGCTGGTCTGGGTCATGAGCGGCGTCGCAGGGGCGCGGACCGCGCTGATCGTGCTGGCATTGGCAATGGCGGTTACGGGGCTGCTATCACTCAAACGGATGTCACCGGGTCGGCGCCTGTCCAGCGCTGCGCTGCTGGCCGGGCTGGCTCTGGTGGCCGCCCACATGGTGTCCGCGCCCGAAGCCACCCCCGTGCCGACCAACGGCGCGCTGGCGTGGCAAAGCTTTGCCCGCGCCGAGATCGCGCGGCAGGTGTCGAACGGAAAGGTCGTCTTTGTCGATGTCACCGCGGATTGGTGCCTGACCTGCAAGGCTAACAAGGCGTTGGTGCTGGAACGCGACCCCGTGCGCACTGCGTTATCCGCCGATGGAATCACGCTGATGCAGGCCGACTGGACGCGCCCGGACGACGCCATCTCGCGCTATCTCGAAAGCTTTGACCGCTACGGCATCCCCTTCAACGCGGTCTATGGACCGGCCGCGCCTGAGGGTATCGTCCTGTCGGAACTCCTGACGACCCAATCCGTGCTGAAGGCTCTCGATCAGGCAGCCTTGCCGGACTGA
- a CDS encoding DUF2933 domain-containing protein has protein sequence MKDDGHSGKGAGKLMHWVMMACCAVMLLPIAGYFIGGGTLSGLGSNALTFAPLMLCVGAHLVMHKMMGKSCHGHDTAKSEARQESRPEEA, from the coding sequence ATGAAGGATGATGGACACTCTGGCAAGGGCGCAGGGAAACTGATGCATTGGGTCATGATGGCCTGCTGCGCCGTGATGCTGCTGCCGATAGCCGGGTATTTCATCGGCGGGGGCACGCTGTCCGGGCTGGGATCGAACGCGCTGACCTTTGCGCCGTTGATGCTGTGTGTCGGCGCGCACCTAGTGATGCACAAGATGATGGGCAAATCGTGCCACGGTCACGACACTGCCAAATCCGAGGCGCGCCAGGAAAGCCGCCCCGAAGAGGCCTGA
- a CDS encoding L,D-transpeptidase → MTRQASTRRAVLRAAVASAGLIAMPGILRAAGDVQRRNISAFRTHDWRDHFERLGKGIIIADTASMMLQHWTTEGEMRLYPTSVPLTDELTKRGYTEVVEKRKNPGWAPTPSMRERNPEWPAYVEGGDPTNPLGTRALYLSWTYYRIHGTQDTRKIGRKSSNGCIGLYNRQIEEVYDRAPIGTQVKLI, encoded by the coding sequence ATGACAAGACAGGCATCGACACGCCGTGCTGTTCTGCGCGCGGCCGTGGCTTCGGCCGGGCTGATCGCCATGCCCGGCATTCTGCGCGCGGCGGGGGATGTGCAGCGGCGCAACATCTCGGCGTTTCGTACCCACGATTGGCGCGACCACTTCGAACGCCTCGGCAAAGGCATCATCATCGCCGACACCGCCAGCATGATGCTTCAACACTGGACCACAGAGGGTGAGATGCGGCTCTACCCTACGTCTGTCCCGCTGACGGACGAGTTGACCAAACGCGGCTACACCGAGGTCGTTGAAAAGCGCAAGAATCCTGGTTGGGCACCGACCCCGTCGATGCGCGAGCGCAACCCCGAATGGCCCGCCTATGTCGAGGGCGGAGATCCGACTAATCCCCTGGGAACACGGGCGTTGTACCTTTCGTGGACCTATTACCGGATTCATGGCACGCAGGACACGCGCAAGATCGGGCGCAAGTCTTCGAACGGCTGCATCGGCCTCTACAATCGGCAGATCGAAGAGGTATACGACCGCGCGCCCATCGGCACGCAGGTCAAGTTGATCTGA
- a CDS encoding c-type cytochrome translates to MDKLIGLFGVVLIGGIAALGWQMFSPAAAPQGHSMVSPDTAAIPEGALIAEISLPDDLSANAKLGKTIFEAACAKCHGKNAAGQNGIAPPLVHKIYEPSHHSDMAFVLAAQNGVRSHHWSFGDMPSVEGVTQGDVKMIVAYVRELQRANGIN, encoded by the coding sequence ATGGATAAGTTGATCGGCCTGTTCGGAGTCGTGCTTATCGGTGGGATTGCGGCACTGGGATGGCAGATGTTCTCGCCCGCCGCGGCGCCTCAGGGACATTCCATGGTGTCGCCGGATACCGCCGCCATCCCCGAAGGCGCGCTGATTGCCGAGATCTCACTGCCGGATGACCTGTCGGCCAATGCCAAGCTGGGCAAAACCATATTCGAGGCGGCCTGCGCCAAGTGTCACGGAAAGAATGCTGCCGGTCAGAACGGTATCGCACCGCCTCTGGTCCACAAGATCTACGAGCCAAGTCACCACTCGGACATGGCTTTCGTGTTGGCGGCGCAGAATGGCGTGCGGTCACATCACTGGAGTTTCGGCGACATGCCCAGCGTCGAGGGCGTGACCCAAGGCGACGTCAAGATGATCGTGGCCTATGTGCGTGAATTGCAGCGGGCGAACGGGATTAATTGA